The Alicyclobacillus macrosporangiidus CPP55 genome segment TTCCGGCGTGCGCGTGGTCTGGGCATTCGCGATGTTGCTGGCGATGACATCCATCCGCAGGCGCTGCGCCGTCAACCCGGAGGCGCTGATGCCCAGGCTGTCGATCCATCCAGCCATTTCTCATCCCCCCGTCAGCCTTCAATGGCGGTTTTCAGCCGGTCGAGCCGCATCCGCACGTCTTCCACCAACGTGTTGTAGCGGATCTGGTTCTGCGCCAATTTGGCCATCTCGGCGTCGATATCGACGTTGTTTCCGTTGTTGTCCACCACGCTCGCCCGGTCTGTCACCACTTGCGGTGACACCTGCAACGCTGCGGTCCAGGCCGCTGCAGACGGGGTACCCACGCCTTCGCGGCCTGGGTCCGCCCCGAGCACGGACTGCAGGAAGTCTTCAAACACCACATCCTGGCGTTGAAACCCTGGAGTGTCGACGTTGGCAATGTTGTTGGCGTACACCTGCTGGCGGAGCTGCGCGGCATTGAGCCCGTTTTGCAGCAACTGGAACACGACCCCGTCCAGATTCACCCGCCGCACCCCTTCCAAATTGGTGATGTCCTCCACTCGTCGGGCATGTATTTCGTCGCGTTCAGACAAAATCCTGCAATGACCGACAGCTGGATTCGACCGTCTTCGACAGTCAGGAACGCCAGAAGCAAAAAAAGCCGCGCACCCAATCGGAATGCGCGGTCTCGTGCTCTCCCGCTGCCCTGTGCTCCCGCGTTCGGGAAAACGCCACTTGCACGGGCGGTGTCAGAGGATGAATTGGCTGAGGTCCCGGTTCACCACGATCGACTGCAGCTTCTCGTCCACGTACGCCGGCGTGATCACCACTTCATCCAGGTGCACCTCCGGCGCCTCGAAGGACAGGTCCTCCAACACTTTCTCCACAAGCGTGTGCAGACGTCTCGCCCCGATGTCTTCGGTATTGCGGTTCACCTGCACCGCCATCTCGGCGATGCGCCGGATCGCCTCGTCGGTGAAGCGCACCCGGACCCCTTCCGTCTCCAACAGCGCCGTGTATTGCTTGAGCAACGCGTGCTGGGGTTCGCGCAGAATGCGTTCAAAATCCTCCGTCGTCAGGCTCTCCAACTCCACGCGAATCGGAAACCGTCCCTGCAGTTCCGGAATCAGGTCGGACGGCTTCGCCACGTGAAAGGCGCCCGCCCCGATGAACAGAATGTGGTCGGTCCGGACGGGTCCGTATTTGGTCACGACGGTGGTGCCCTCCACAATCGGCAGGATGTCGCGCTGCACGCCTTCCCGAGACACGTCCGGACCCCGGAATTCGCGGCCCGCGATCTTATCCATCTCGTCGATGAAGATGATCCCGTGGTTTTCCACCCGATAGATGGCCTCCGCGGTCACCGCGTCCATGTCGATGAGCTTCTGCGCCTCCTCCTGCGTGAGCACCTTGCGCGCCTCGCGGACGGTCATCTTCCGGCGTTTCATCTGCTTCGGCAGGAGATTCCCCAGGGCCTCCTGCAGATTGCCCATCCCTTCCGGGCCGACGCCGGGCAAAAATCCCAGCATCCCGGTCGTCTGCTCCTCCACTTCAATCTCCACCAGGCGGTCTTCCAATTCGCCCATGGCCAATTGCTTGGCCACCCGTCGCCGCTCCGCCAGGATGGATTCGGACGGGGTGTCGGACGCCTGTTGCATGCCGCCTCCGAACAACATCTCGAACGGGTTTTTCACACCGCGCCGGCCATTGGGATCCGGAACCAAGGCGGCGACGATGCGCTCCTCCGCGTGTTCGGTGGCCTGCGCGCGAACCCGTTCGCTGTGTTCCGCCTTCACCATCCGGATGCCCGTCTCCACCAAGTCGCGCACCATGGACTCCACGTCGCGCCCCACGTAGCCGACTTCCGTGAACTTGGTGGCCTCCACCTTGATGAACGGCGCTCCGACCAACTTACTCAACCGCCGTGCGATCTCGGTCTTCCCGACGCCGGTCGGACCGATCATCAGGATGTTCTTCGGGGTGACCTCCTCCTGCAACTCCGGCGACAGACGGGCGCGCCGCATCCGATTGCGCAGCGCGATCGCCACCGCCCGCTTGGCGGCCTTCTGCCCGACGATGTATTTGTCCAGCTCTTCGACGATTTGTCGAGGTGTCAAATCCGTTTTCGCCATCCGCCACACCCCTCCTCATTTCCGGCATGCTGGTGTTCACAGCGTCTCGACGATGATCCGGTCGTTCGTGTAGACGCAGATCTCTGACGCGATGGCCAAGGCCTCCCCGGCGATCTCGGCCGGGGACAGGTGGCTGTGCCTCGCCAGGGCCCGCCCGGCCGCCAACGCGTAGGGCCCTCCGGAACCGATGGCGCACACCCCGTCGTCCGGTTCAATCACCTCGCCGCCCCCGGAGACGATGAACAGATGTTCGCGGTTCATCACCAAGAGCATCGCCTCCAACTTGTGCAGCACCTTGTCCGAACGCCACTCCTTGGCCAATTCCACTGCGGCGCGCTGAATGTCCCCATGAAACTCGTCCAAGCGGTGTTCGAATTTCTCAAAGAGGGTAAAGGCGTCCGCCACGGAACCGGCGAAGCCCGCGATCACCTGGCCCCGGTACAACCGCCGCACCTTGCGGGCCCCCTGTTTCATGATCATCGTGTTCCCGAACGTCACCTGCCCGTCCCCCGCCATGGCACCTTGGCCGTCGCGGAGGATGGCAAATATTGTCGTCGCGTGGATGTCCATTCGGCTCCCCCTCGCCAGCCCGCCCGCCCTCAGGCGCGCGGGTGGGTTCGTTCGTATATGCGGACCAACCGTTCACGTGAAGTGTGCGTGTAAATCTGGGTAGACGAGAGGCTGGCGTGACCCAACAGATCTTGTACGACGCGCAGATCCGCCCCGCCGTCGAGCAGGTGGGTGGCGAAACTGTGCCGGACCGCATGCGGGCCAATGGGAGCTAGGCCCGGCACAGCCTGGATGCGGGCGATGAGCACGCGGCGGACGCTGCGATCGGTCAGACGGCGTCCGAATCGGTTGACAAACAGCGCCGGGTCGTCCCAGCCCATCTCCCTCCGCTTCGCCAGGTACGCACGGAGGGCCCGAGCTGCCGCCTCACCGAAGAGCACGTACCGCTCTTTACCCCCCTTGCCCATCACCAGCGCAATGCCTTCCTCTAAGTCTACGTCGCGGATGTCGAGCTGAACACACTCCGACACGCGCACGCCGGTGGCATACAAAAACTCCAACAATGCCCGGTCGCGCAGGCTCTGCCAATCGTCGCCGCGGATGGAGTCGAGCAGCGCCTTCATTTCCTCCTGATAGTAAAACTGGGGCACGCGTTTTTCCAACTTTGGCGCGATCACGATCTGAGCGGGATTGTGAGCGATCTGACCGGTGCGGACCAGATGGCGAAAGAATGTCCGCAGGCATGACAGGCGCCGCGCCACGGACCGCTTCGCCAGTCCTCGGCGCAGCTCGGAGGCGAGAAACGCGCGGACGTGCGCAGCGTCCACCTGACGCCAGTCCGCCACGCCGCGCTCCGCTAAAAAGGTCGCGAGCTGGCCGAGATCTCCTGCGTACGCCTCGAGGGTGTACCTAGACCCGCCGCGCCCGGCCCGCCGCTGCTCAAGAAATTCCTCGATGGCAGGCGACAGCGCTGCGACGCGCGCCGCCACGTCCTGGGGAAGCGCATCCGTATTCACGACGCCGTCACCGCCAAAAACGCTTCCAGGTCGTGCAGGGCGCGCTCCGCCATCCGCTGCGCCCGCTCCTTCTTATCCCGCACGCGCTCCGAGAGCGGCGGAAACAGCCCGAAAGTCGCATTCATCGGCTGAAAATTGTCCGGATCCGCATGGGTGATGTAGTGCGCCAAGCTTCCGATGGCCGTGGTTGGCGGCATGACCACCGGATCCAGCCCTCGTGCCAACCGTCCGGCGTTGATCCCGGCGACCAACCCCGCAGCCGCCGACTCGACGTATCCTTCCACGCCTGTGATCTGGCCGGCAAAAAACAAGGTGTCCCGTGTGCGCGCTTGGTACGTGGGTCGAAGTGCCGTCGGGCTGTTGATATAGGTGTTGCGGTGCATCACGCCGTAGCGGACGAATTCGGCCTCCTCCAAACCCGGGATCATGCGGAACACCCGTTTTTGTTCGCCCCACTTCAGATGCGTCTGAAACCCCACCAGATTGAACAGCGTCGCCGCAGCGTTGTCCTGGCGCAACTGAACCACCGCAAACGGACGCCGCCCGGTCCGGGGATCCACCAACCCCACCGGCTTCATGGGGCCGAACAACAACGTCTTTTTCCCGCGCTTGGCCATCACCTCGACCGGCATGCAGCCCTCAAAATACTTCTCCTCCTCGAAATCGTGCAGCGGGGCCGTCTCGGCCGAGACGAGCGCCTCATAAAACCGGTCGAACTCCTCCTCGGTCATCGGGCAGTTGAGATACGCCGCGTCCCCCTTGCCATAGCGGGAGGCCAGAAAGACTTTGTCCATGTCGATGGATTCCCGCAGTACGATGGGGGCCGCTGCGTCGTAAAAATACAGGTATTCGCCTCCGACCACCCGCCGGATGGACTCGGACAGCGATGGGGAGGTGAGCGGACCGGTGGCGACGATCACGATGCCGTCGGCGGGGACCTCCGGCACCTCCTCTCGCACCACCTCCACCAAGGGATGCGAGACCAGAGCCTCGGTCACTGCGCCGGAGAACCCATCGCGATCGACCGCCAGCGCGCCGCCGGCCGGAACCGCGTGCGCATCGGCCGCGCGCAGGATCAAGGAATCCAATCGGCGCATTTCTTCCTTCAACAGGCCGACGGCGTTGGTGATGGCCGCAGCCCTCAGGGAGTTCGTGCACACGAGCTCAGCGAATCGATCCGTGTGGTGCGCCGGAGTGGATCGGTTCGGCCGCATCTCGTACAGGCGCACGCGCACCCCCTGGCGCGCCACCTGCCAAGCCGCCTCCGACCCGGCCAAGCCGGCACCGATCACGATGACCATCGGCATCCCTCCTTCGGCGTTCGGGCGCCGCAGGGACGTTCTCTCCCGCGGCGCCCGCTTTCAAGTCGATTTCCTTCCGTGATTACGCCCCGATTCACCGACAGGTACCGGTTCCGGATGGCCCGCCTCGTTGCTGCACACCACGAGCACCTGCCCCTTGGTCCGCTTCTCCACCATGGGATGGCGGCAAACAGGGCACAGGGCGCCCGTGGGTTTGTTCCAGAGCACGTACTCGCACGCCGGATATCCTTCACACCCGTAGAAGGTCTTGCGTTTGCCCCGCCGTTCCACCAGCTGCCGTCCGCACTTCGGGCACGGGACGCCCGCCGTCTTGAGGATGGGTTTCGTATTGCGGCACTCCGGAAAACCGGGGCAGGCGAGAAATTTCCCGTACCGTCCGTGTTTGTACACCATCATCCGGCCGCATTTCTCGCACTGAACATCCGACACCTCATCCGCGATGTGGATGTGCTCCAAATTCTTCTCCGCACGCTCCAGGTCCTGTTCCAGTTGCCGATAGAAGGATTGAAGGATGCTGACCCAGTCGGCTTTGCCTTCCTCGACGCTATCCAGATCCTTCTCCATCTGCGCCGTGAAATCGACGTCAATCAGATGTTGGAAGTTCTGCACCAACAGGTCGACGACAATTTCGCCAAGTTCCGTCGGCACAAATCGCTTTTGCTCGAGGACCACGTACCCCCGTTTCAGAATGGTCTCCATCGTAGGTGCGTACGTGCTCGGACGGCCGATGCCGAGCTCCTCCATCGCCTTCACGAGGCTCGATTCGCTGTATCGCGGCGGCGGCTGTGTGAAGTGTTGCTCCGGGCGCAGGTCTGGAGCAGGCAGAGTCTCCCCCTCTTCGACAGGCGGCAGGATCTTCCCCTGCTCGTCGTCCGAAGGCCCGTCGTCGCTTCCTTCCGTGTACAGGGCCATGAACCCCGGGAACTTGATGACCGAACCGGTGGCGCGAAACCAAGCCCCTGCCGCCGACACGTCTACCGTCGTCGTGTCGAGCACCGCCTGGCTCATCTGGCTCGCGACGAACCGCTCCCAGATCAATTTGTAGAGACGGTACTGATCTTTGGTCAGAAACGGTTGCAGACTGTCCGGTTCGCGCTGCACGGAGGTCGGCCGGATGGCCTCATGGGCATCCTGGGCATTCCCCTTGGCAGCATATTGGCGAGCGGATTCCGGCACGTAGGATTTTCCGTATCGGGCCTCGATGTACGATCGCGCTTCCCGCTGGGCGACCTCGGACACCCGCGTGGAATCGGTGCGCATGTAGGTGATCAGGCCGACCGCCCCTTCGCTGCCGATGTCGAGACCTTCATACAGCTGCTGGGCCACGGACATGGTGCGCGACGCGCGGAAACCGAGCTTTCGCGCAGCCTCCTGCTGCAAGCTGCTTGTGGTGAAAGGCGGGCTCGGATTTCGCCTCCGCTCTGACTTTTTCACCCGCTCGACGGTGAACGCCTGCCCTTCGACCCGGGCCAACAGGGCGTCTACCGCCTCTCGGTTGGGCAGCGGCGTCTTCTCGTCGTCGTATCCGTAAAAACGGGCGACGAGCTTCCCGGCGGGGAGCCTGAACTCCGCGTCCACCGTCCAGTATTCCTCCGGTTGAAACGCTCGGATTTCCCGTTCCCTGTCGACCACGAGGCGAACGGCGACCGATTGCACACGGCCCGCCGAAAGCCCCTTTTTGACCTTGCGCCACAACAACGGGCTCAGCCGGTAACCGACCAGTCGGTCCAGGATGCGCCGCGTCTGCTGCGCGTGGATGAGGTTGAAGTTCAACTTTCGCGGGTGAGAAAACGCCTCTTTGACGGCGTCCTTTGTGATCTCGTGAAACACCACACGGCAAGGCTCGTCTTGGTCGAGGCCCAGGAGCGACGCCAGATGCCAGGCGATGGCTTCCCCCTCGCGGTCCGGGTCCGCCGCGAGAAATACTTGCTTGGCCTTTTTGCGCGCGTCCCGCAGACTCTTGATGATCTCGCCCTTGCCGCGGATCGTGATGTAATGCGGCTCGAAGTTGTGCTCAACGTCCACACCCAGTTGGCTCTTGGGCAGATCCCGCACATGCCCCATGGACGCTTTGACCGTGTACCGCTTGCCGAGGTACTTCGCGATGGTCTTGGCCTTCGCAGGCGACTCGACAATCACCAAATAATCCGCCAACGTGTTACCTCCCTCGGTTCCCGACAGCCGATAGGCGGCGACCGCCCGTGCAGGCGCGATCCGGGTGGGGACCCCGCACAGTTCTATCCATATTATCACCGGGCCTGCTTCATTTGCAAACGACACCTGCCGGCCAACGGCCACCCCTCCTACGTAGGGTGCACCCGCCGGTACCCTCCACCGGGCCGCTTTTCCACCACCCCTGCTAGCTCGAGCTCCAAAAGGCCTGCGTAGACTTGCGCAAGGGGCATCTGCAACCATTCCGCCAGGGCGGCCGGACTCGCACCTTCTGCCAATGCCTCATACAACGGCCGCCAGCGTTCCGGAACCGACGCGGGGACCGCGGCTTGTTTCGGTTCCCCTCCCAATTCTCGGACGAGATCCAGCGGATCGATCAGCGGCTGCGCCCCTTGCTGCAGCAGCCGATTGGACCCCCGGAACAGTTGGGAGGTGATGGGGCCGGGTACCACGTACACGTCGCGCCCCAGCTCGAGCGCCAAGTCGACGGTGACGAGGGCGCCGCTGCGCTCTCCGGCCTGGATCACGACGACCGCTTCCGACAGGGCGGCGATGATGCGGTTTCGCTCGGGAAAGTGGTGTCTCGCGACGGGCATCCCGGGCGGATACTCGCTGATCACGATACCAGAGGCCACCACCTGTTCATAGAGACGTTGGTGTTGGGCCGGATAACACACGTCCACCCCACACCCGAGCACCGCGGTGGTACGGCCCGCCGCCAGCGCCGCCCGATGGGCCTGCCCGTCGATCCCGAGGGCCAACCCAGATACCACGTTCCAACCCGCTCCTGCCAGGGTCTCCGCCACCCACTGGGCCGCTTCGAGGGCGTACGCCGTCGCCTTGCGCGTTCCGATGACGCTGATGGACCGCGGCCACGGATCCGGGATGTCACCCTTGCTAAACAGCACCCGCGGGGGAACGGCCAGG includes the following:
- the flgB gene encoding flagellar basal body rod protein FlgB — translated: MNLDGVVFQLLQNGLNAAQLRQQVYANNIANVDTPGFQRQDVVFEDFLQSVLGADPGREGVGTPSAAAWTAALQVSPQVVTDRASVVDNNGNNVDIDAEMAKLAQNQIRYNTLVEDVRMRLDRLKTAIEG
- the hslU gene encoding ATP-dependent protease ATPase subunit HslU — its product is MAKTDLTPRQIVEELDKYIVGQKAAKRAVAIALRNRMRRARLSPELQEEVTPKNILMIGPTGVGKTEIARRLSKLVGAPFIKVEATKFTEVGYVGRDVESMVRDLVETGIRMVKAEHSERVRAQATEHAEERIVAALVPDPNGRRGVKNPFEMLFGGGMQQASDTPSESILAERRRVAKQLAMGELEDRLVEIEVEEQTTGMLGFLPGVGPEGMGNLQEALGNLLPKQMKRRKMTVREARKVLTQEEAQKLIDMDAVTAEAIYRVENHGIIFIDEMDKIAGREFRGPDVSREGVQRDILPIVEGTTVVTKYGPVRTDHILFIGAGAFHVAKPSDLIPELQGRFPIRVELESLTTEDFERILREPQHALLKQYTALLETEGVRVRFTDEAIRRIAEMAVQVNRNTEDIGARRLHTLVEKVLEDLSFEAPEVHLDEVVITPAYVDEKLQSIVVNRDLSQFIL
- the hslV gene encoding ATP-dependent protease subunit HslV, which codes for MDIHATTIFAILRDGQGAMAGDGQVTFGNTMIMKQGARKVRRLYRGQVIAGFAGSVADAFTLFEKFEHRLDEFHGDIQRAAVELAKEWRSDKVLHKLEAMLLVMNREHLFIVSGGGEVIEPDDGVCAIGSGGPYALAAGRALARHSHLSPAEIAGEALAIASEICVYTNDRIIVETL
- a CDS encoding tyrosine recombinase XerC — encoded protein: MNTDALPQDVAARVAALSPAIEEFLEQRRAGRGGSRYTLEAYAGDLGQLATFLAERGVADWRQVDAAHVRAFLASELRRGLAKRSVARRLSCLRTFFRHLVRTGQIAHNPAQIVIAPKLEKRVPQFYYQEEMKALLDSIRGDDWQSLRDRALLEFLYATGVRVSECVQLDIRDVDLEEGIALVMGKGGKERYVLFGEAAARALRAYLAKRREMGWDDPALFVNRFGRRLTDRSVRRVLIARIQAVPGLAPIGPHAVRHSFATHLLDGGADLRVVQDLLGHASLSSTQIYTHTSRERLVRIYERTHPRA
- the trmFO gene encoding FADH(2)-oxidizing methylenetetrahydrofolate--tRNA-(uracil(54)-C(5))-methyltransferase TrmFO — protein: MPMVIVIGAGLAGSEAAWQVARQGVRVRLYEMRPNRSTPAHHTDRFAELVCTNSLRAAAITNAVGLLKEEMRRLDSLILRAADAHAVPAGGALAVDRDGFSGAVTEALVSHPLVEVVREEVPEVPADGIVIVATGPLTSPSLSESIRRVVGGEYLYFYDAAAPIVLRESIDMDKVFLASRYGKGDAAYLNCPMTEEEFDRFYEALVSAETAPLHDFEEEKYFEGCMPVEVMAKRGKKTLLFGPMKPVGLVDPRTGRRPFAVVQLRQDNAAATLFNLVGFQTHLKWGEQKRVFRMIPGLEEAEFVRYGVMHRNTYINSPTALRPTYQARTRDTLFFAGQITGVEGYVESAAAGLVAGINAGRLARGLDPVVMPPTTAIGSLAHYITHADPDNFQPMNATFGLFPPLSERVRDKKERAQRMAERALHDLEAFLAVTAS
- the topA gene encoding type I DNA topoisomerase, which gives rise to MADYLVIVESPAKAKTIAKYLGKRYTVKASMGHVRDLPKSQLGVDVEHNFEPHYITIRGKGEIIKSLRDARKKAKQVFLAADPDREGEAIAWHLASLLGLDQDEPCRVVFHEITKDAVKEAFSHPRKLNFNLIHAQQTRRILDRLVGYRLSPLLWRKVKKGLSAGRVQSVAVRLVVDREREIRAFQPEEYWTVDAEFRLPAGKLVARFYGYDDEKTPLPNREAVDALLARVEGQAFTVERVKKSERRRNPSPPFTTSSLQQEAARKLGFRASRTMSVAQQLYEGLDIGSEGAVGLITYMRTDSTRVSEVAQREARSYIEARYGKSYVPESARQYAAKGNAQDAHEAIRPTSVQREPDSLQPFLTKDQYRLYKLIWERFVASQMSQAVLDTTTVDVSAAGAWFRATGSVIKFPGFMALYTEGSDDGPSDDEQGKILPPVEEGETLPAPDLRPEQHFTQPPPRYSESSLVKAMEELGIGRPSTYAPTMETILKRGYVVLEQKRFVPTELGEIVVDLLVQNFQHLIDVDFTAQMEKDLDSVEEGKADWVSILQSFYRQLEQDLERAEKNLEHIHIADEVSDVQCEKCGRMMVYKHGRYGKFLACPGFPECRNTKPILKTAGVPCPKCGRQLVERRGKRKTFYGCEGYPACEYVLWNKPTGALCPVCRHPMVEKRTKGQVLVVCSNEAGHPEPVPVGESGRNHGRKST
- the dprA gene encoding DNA-processing protein DprA — its product is MDERTAWITLAACPRLEPSSLRRLADGFGGALQVVEAGPDKVRSAGFVRSPTASAVCEWLARTRGQDVETLLARRGIRCLVQGDPGYPRPLYDLAVPPRVLFSKGDIPDPWPRSISVIGTRKATAYALEAAQWVAETLAGAGWNVVSGLALGIDGQAHRAALAAGRTTAVLGCGVDVCYPAQHQRLYEQVVASGIVISEYPPGMPVARHHFPERNRIIAALSEAVVVIQAGERSGALVTVDLALELGRDVYVVPGPITSQLFRGSNRLLQQGAQPLIDPLDLVRELGGEPKQAAVPASVPERWRPLYEALAEGASPAALAEWLQMPLAQVYAGLLELELAGVVEKRPGGGYRRVHPT